ttttcgGCCGAATAGATCCAGTTACCAAACATTCTGTGCATCCTTGTTTTGATTCTGCATTGACTGAGCGTAGAGAGAAAATCAGTTGGTGTTGTGGTACAATAACCGCTGAATCAGTTGAGTGTCTTTCACTCCACATCACAGTCATCTTTCAGAATGCCACGAATGACCGAAGCAATTCAAACATGCGCTTCAGCTTCTTTCATTATTGCTCAGACATTTCCGTGCAAAACGTGAGTGTTCACACTTGCACTGAACACAGCTTTACTTTTCTATGACTGAATAATAGATTACTATGCTTTCTTAGTCATTGATCATACTTGGATCCTGTCCTAGCTGTCAGTGTTGTAGTGTAGCTTGCTGTAATCTCTGTGTGGCCCTCCTCCTCTCTGATTTATATCTCTGTGTAAGACCAGCactcagaaaaactgtaacagATGAAAGAGCAGCATGTGTTTGAAGTTGCGTGGGTGATGACCTTGTGTCATCCTGAGACTGAtgctctgtatgtgtgtgtgtgactttACAGCCCTGAAGAGCCCTGCAGCCTTCCACGAGCAGATCCGCAGCCTTGAGAGAGCCAGGGTAAGAGAAGACCACCAGGGCCTTGTCGTCCTGTACAGTCTTGAGTCATCTGGGGTCTCTGATCCTTCTTTAAACCTTATCAGAGATTTACAGATGTGTAATGGAACACACATGAATCTCTCAGTTGTTTTAGCAACTTAATGCCTctgtaaatgtgtttgtaatTTATAAAACACATAGGAGATCAAACTCTTTTATCACTGAATTACCAAGGGATTTCTGAACATCTGAATTTTTTTGTCTCTGTGTAGACTGAAAATTTCCTAAAGCACAAGATCCGCAGCCGTCCAGAAAGGTCTGAGTTGGTACGCATGCACATCTTGCAAGGTAATTTTACATTCACATAACATCAGGTATAATATAAGCAGGCATGGTAGGAAAAATTTGTGCATCAACTACATTTCAGAACAAGAGATTTGTTGATAAAGGTCAATATTGAGAATTGTGAGGTCGGCGCTGAGGGAATAGTTGAACCAAAAGTGTAAATTCTGTGATTGCCTCACCGTCATCTTATTACAGACTGTATTTTATTCAGTTGCATACAGTCCAAAATTTCATAACATTTTGGGGCTCAGGAATACAAGTCCTAGTCTGCGTAACAAAAATGAGAACTAATTTGCATTATTTCTTCTTTTGTATACCACAGACGATAATAAGTAATTTgtttttggaacaacacacaTGCAATTAAATAATCACaggacatttttttaaagaaaactatTTCTTCCGATTGGGACACATCCATGAATCAATCAGAAGCTTGTCTGTTGTTTACCGCCATGATGTGGCTAACCGGAGTGTTTGGCCTTGATTGTTGTGATGGTTGTTGGGAAATTGCTGTGCTGATTGTCTGTGGTTCCTTGTGGTTTGGCAGAGACAGTGGCTGAACCCTCTCTACAGGCCACCCAACTAAAACTGAAGAGAGCTCGATTGGCCGATGACCTAAATGAGAAGATCGCTCAGCGACCCGGCCCCATGGAGCTGGTGGAGAAGAACATCCTTCCTGTGGATTCCACGGTCAAGGAGGCTATCATTGGTAAATCGGGTCTattgtattaattttttgttaatCAAATTTCTAATAAACCTACATGATATGTGTTGATGAAATTATACCTGAATTATGGACTTTAATCATGTAAACAAGGTCATCTTTTCTGTCATACTGTTTTTCCTGGATAGATGGTCAAATGCAGTACCCGAAAACTTTTGAGGACTACCCAATAGATGAGGACAGTGATGCCCTATCACCTGAGCAGCCTGGCAGTCAGGAGTCTCAAGGTTCTGCAGCCTCACCGAGAGACGCTCGCACCATGGAGGAGCCCCTACTATTGCCCAATCACTTTATACATGTAATTTTTGCTCAGAGTACAAAGAATATTGGGCAGAATTAATAATTTGGAGATTCAAAACTCACcatttgttttgcttttttacAGAAGTTGCCTACAATCACAACCACTTCAACAGAGTTCCTCAAGCCTTTTTCCACCAATGAGCCATCAGTAAGCCCTCCTGTGCCTATGCCACAGCCAGTCACTCTGGCCCCTGTGAAATCTGGACCCACCCTTGTCAAGGTCAGTAAATGTACAAAATCTCTAATTTGCAAACACATACCATTCATATTCAGGGTCTCTGCGGATccttaaaaagttttaaaacatcttaaatccTGTAGTATGAAAATAAGGCCTTAATTAgcattaaaatgtcttaaatccGCATTTCAAAGGTCTTAAAATGTTGCCCAACCAACACTGCCATGAAAATTGTTCTACATGTCCGTTACGTGTCGGGCAGAACCAACTTATGCACAAGTTTGCGGGGAGTTCGCTAAAGTGCGCAGACCGGGTATAAGCAAATAGAGAAAAATGTGAGCCCTTAACAAAGAGCGCCACGGCATGCAAAACATCAGCGGCTTTAAGCACCCTGGCTTCTGCTTCATCAGACATCCGATCAACGTTTGGTTGACTTTACTGGTAGCGAAGCCTGTCttctttttctcttttctctttaaaCGGCGGTTGCAATCCAGCTTATAGGTGCATTACCACCCTTTCTGTTTCGGGGTGAGGATCTGATAACTCTTAATTCCTCTACTCCTAGTGTCCTTCTcgattatacaaaaaaaataaaaaaataaaaccacattaccccaaatacacaaaaaataaaaaatctaattaaaggaAGCATGTCCCATTTGCACAAAggtaattttaataaaataaaatggaattaaacaaagcttttaataagttgtCTAAATATTGTTGTTTAATAAAACCATgtgtttatttgattttgatactttatttgaaccaattattattgcctCATCATTATTGTCATTCTAAATGCTTTTGCCCACtaggtctatttttattaccaaaaaatATTAGACTACTTGATTATAATCATTTACCAAAATCATTTTTAGTGAAACCCCTAGATTGGTTAAATTATTCAAAATGTTGTGATTTTAGTTAATTAAAAGGCTATTTTTTCTTCTTATATTTTATCATTGGGAATTTCTTAAAATTTTGTATGAAGTTTAAGGTGAAAAACTGTCTCGTATTATCAGCAAAGTGTAAAAATGATCTtattctcgtgaacccaatctcatGTCTCGTTTCATTGTGCGGACTGTCTTGTCATACCCCTAGAACAGGGTtcctcaaatcttaccctggaggtccagagcactacagagtttagctccaaccctaatcaaacttacccacctccGATTtcctagtgatcatgaagaccttgattagcttgctcaggtgtgtttgatcagggttggagctaaactatgaAGTGCTCTggacctccagggtaagatttgaagaAGGGGGCCCtagaaaatacatcttgtttTTTGTCATGAAAGATAAAGGTCTTCAAAAACACATGGATGCATGCACACAAAATTGGACTTCATTGTCGTGTACTAGGTCTTAAATTTctcataatggtcttaaaaagtcttaaattagaCTTTGTGAAACCTGCAGAAACATGCATATTAGGGtggtgccgatagacgatagcatcgtgtatcgacgatcgtCAGATTTATCGCCAATAGCGGGCTTTCATGACAATAGTTGCTGatagttgttattatattatcaTAGTTTCACTTTAATATGCTTTTTCTCACATtagagggtttgtgggcttcactttacacTAAATGCGTGCGTCTTGGACTCTTGCTCGGACCTGAACTTGGAAGACGCATGATTTGGACTAATCCTCGAACATGAGTTTGCAATACGCGTGGATCTGTCATTTCCTTGCACTTAAGAGGTGGTTAGCGCGCAGAGAGTTAAAACCAGTGTTGTCTTGCTCCCTGGCACGCTGGAAGTTTTAGAGCGGCTGGGCTTTAATGATGCGCTCtgattaatggcatcagttttaagaagttTGTGGTCATGATAGTGATGTCATTGCTTTTTTTGTGCACCAATTaagtgacttgtcataaattagtcaaaaatgaacaaataattaAGTAAACTACTGCCCGTCCCCAGATACTATTGTGTGTCGACAATCTCACAGactgacgataggacgatctcaaaatggggcatattgCCCAACACTAATTaatatgttgattttttttttttttttttggaaacacTGTGACTGTGGATCTATCAAAACACTGTTTTTTTGAGCATCCCAACCAATCTCACATAGCAATGCTGGCTAAATCAGTGATGCGAATATGAAGCAGGACTATCTGTTTGGCCAATAACAAACAGGAAGAGTGTTTAGGAAATCTGATAACAGCTATTGGTTTTACAATACTTAAAATAGTGATGCTAGTAGAAATAACATACTTAACTTAAATTAATACTTCACTTAAATTATTGAGTAGAACTCTTGGCATTTTGCATTGCtaaatattatattgcattgctATAGCTCAACAATTTAGCTATAAAGATTCAATCTCTTCTCAATCTACAGCAGAGTCAGCCTAAGGTACCTGGAGATAGGAGCCGCAGCAAGAAGGGCAAGGAGGCCAAGTCACGTGTGAAAAAATTGAAATATCATCAGTACATTCCCCCAGACCAGAAACAAGAACCTGACCAGGCCCCTATGGACTCCTCATACGCTCGATTGCTACAACAACAACAGCTATTTCTGCAGCTACAGATCCTCAGCCAACAGCAACAGCAGCACTATAACTACCAGACCATCCTTCCTGCACCTCTCAAGTGAGCAATAACATCCGGTTCTGTGCgtttttaatcaatatataaggcctaattgtttttaaaatgcacatttggTATCGAATTGTTTCCCAGTGCTATCATTAAGTTGAGCACAGGCATGTGGTTTGGTAAATGTAAACAATATGTCATCTTTTAACATGCCTATTATGAAGCCTATTTTTTGGCCTGTCTTTTGTAAACGATGACTGTGTATGATTGGTTATAGTTGGAAGAAATCGTGTGGCCAGTGCCTCAGGACCATTACCTAGTTTCCAATAACAAATCCTGCTTAGTGATTACATTAATGGCAGGAAGTTGATGAGGTTTTCCTCTACTTCCTTTTTAATCTCCATGTGTCCAAGATTTATTTAACTGCCTTTGTTTTCTGCCTCTGCATTGTTCAGTGCGTTTATTTATTGAGAATTATTTTGTTCCCCTCTTTTCCTATCTGTCACACATTGCTCACCAGGCCAGTAATAGAGGGCCAAAACAGCAGTGCAACAATGGCTATCAACAGCACCAGCAGCCTTCCTGCTTCCATTGTGGTGTCTCTGCCCACCGGAACACCTGTTCGGCCTAACAGCACCCTTTCCAACCGCAAGGCTGGCATACTACCAGCCAACCTGGAGGAGATGAAGGTACCAGAGTTTTACTTTCCACTTTACTTTTCCATCTAAGTTTACAGATTGCCAGTTGATATCTAATCCAATTGTTGTACTTTGGCAGGTGGCAGAGCTGAAAATGGAGTTGAAGTTACGCTCCCTTCCTGTGTCGGGAACAAAAACAGACCTTATTGAACGCCTAAAGCCCTTCCAAGATAACCCTGTTGCTTCTGCACCCAACAACTGCAACGGGCCTAACACACAACCCTTTAGCACCCCTATGGAGGTATCCAGCACAACTGTAACACTCATGCCAATCCAGCAAACCTCCGAAAATATGATCTCCACTCCACCCATTTCCCCTGGTTCCACAGAACTTCACAACAAAGAGGAGGCATCATTGGAGGCACAGAACCGCAGCAGCAGTAGTTTTGTAAAAGCGCCTCCCGCTCCTCAGGAGCACGACCGGAGATTACACGAAAAAGAAAGACAGATTGAAGAGCTGCTACGTAAACTAGAACAGGAGCAGAAGCTGGTGGAGGAGCTGAAGATGCAGCTAGAGGTGGAAAAAAGAAGCGGACAGGTTGTTTCACCTGCAGAAAGCAACAACAGCCCGTTCTCCTTGTTGGGCTCTGTCAAAACTGAAAACGCACTCCCACCCAACTGCACATTGGGTTCACACACTACACCAACTCTGGTGAAGCTTGAGGATGCACACCCTCCTCAGATCACCGCTACCCCTCTCCCTCAATTTATTATCAGCCATCAGGGGGTCATAGGACAACCTCAGACTCTTCTTACCACTCAACATGGGGGCACGCAGATCCTTCTTCCCATGTCCCTGGCAAATAATACCACTACCATCCAGCTGCCTAACACTAATGTCAAACTGCAGGTACATAAACTCTTACAAGTTGTCATCTGTAAGTGTGGTTTACTTAGCGACTTGGATTTAAACCCATTCATTATCACtcaaatgtcattttaaatgcttttCAACAGCAAGTCTTGCCAGCTGCTGTGTCACCATCAGGGCCAGGCCTAATTCAGACTCCCCAGCCACAGCCCACTAAAACTGAGAGTCCTACATCACGGCAGCTAGTCAGTCACAACCAAATAGTTCAGGTCAGTTCTTATCCACACATTCAGTATATATATACTGTTGTGTATATACACCGATCAGCCATGACATTATGACCATCGTCAAAGGTGAAGTGAATAACACTGATAATCTTGTTGTCATGGCACCTGTCAGTGGATGGGATGTATTAGTCAGCAAGTGAACCAAGTTGTCCTCGTTGATGTGTTAGAAGAGGAAAAATGGGCAAGCGTAAGGAACTGAGTGACTTTGATAAGGGCCAAATTGTGATGGATAGACGACTGGGTCAGAGCATCTCCAAAACCGCAGCTCTTGTGGTGCCATCAGAGCAATTGAAGATTCTTATCTGGCCATGTCATCTGGTCATTTCTAGGCTTTCACTCCACTGTAATCGGCCTGTCCTGGCAGCAGGACAGCATCCTAAAGTTTCCTACAACCTCATGCCTATAAAATTTGCATAATGACTAAGTCTGGCCCGAGTCTTGGATAAGGGCGACAGTTATCTGTTGGTTTTGATAAACTGATAACGTTACATGCCAGCGATACCTGAGGTGGACTTTTCTTAAACACACAACAAAGCCTTTAGTTATGCCAGGCAGAGAAGATTATAAAATCGTCAACTACTGGTTGATATTTGACTAGACggtgtagggatgcaccgatactggtatcgggtatcggcctcgataccacattttctaaagtactcgttaaaagtcccccgatacctggaatcgataccacggtctgagaaatgtctatgtttgagcggcatgtaaggggttaatgcctcttgtgttgtccacaGAGGCAGAGTtaacaacaaactggaaaactagtcctttgtttttttgttaaattatatgactaaagctgttacctgtaaatttaaatcatgtttttttattaagtactcggtatcggtatcggcaagtactgaaatgcaagtactcgtactcgtattccaaaaaagtggtatcggtgcatccctaagaCGGTGATGTAATGTCTGTGTGgatgtttatatattaagttGTGGTTCTTTATTTAGAACATGCCTGTGGGCATCTCCGAAGGCTCAGGTTTCCAACACGGTCCTAGTGAGAACCCAGCAGGCCTTGAGATACCTCAGTGTTTCTTAAGCAGCTCCCCAGAGCATAGGATCTCTCATCGGGCATCCCCCGTCCTACCCTCACTTATAAACGGCCCAATAAATAAGGTAGATGTTTCctcattttaaatttttttgtgtgttgtgttaCCGTTCTGTTCTACATAATGATTTATTCTCCTTATTAGCCCCAGTCCTCCTTCATCCAGCAGTCTTCAGCTTTCAGCCAGGCACCCATAAACAGAGAGCCACCCCGTTACGAAGAGGCAGTCAAACAGACAAGAAACCTTCAGAACCCCACTGTTTCAGAGGTGATAACTTTATCACACATCCATGCATCCATGCATGCTTATGCATAAAAAACACGTTTTGATGTTTTAAAAATGATCTTACTTGTTATCAACTGGTTTCATGTCCAACAGAAGTTTTATAAGAATAAGATTGTAGGTAGTAAGAAACTCAatttgcattagcagtgcaaaaggtcacgAATTTGAGAACTAGGGAACACACATGGGTGATTGTCACGAAATTCAGATtaagaaggtgtccagcatcagaattttttaaagcccttgaagccaatattttttttgcacatataagattaaggtctgaacttactataaccattatttttagagtatttaaaaatatttcctataggattatttacattttttagattatcattatcaaaaattatcattaccacaacatgatatgacattaaatatatgcatttacaaactcatgtatcggtaatgagaactaaaaagttgtctaggtactatgacaaacaaaatttcaacttttatctggaaagaaaaaataagaactgcttacctggtagccatcttgagtgtcacagtcaattatttattttttaaatgttagttccttgagggcttaaacaatgattgaaaattgttacggaggatgagaaaattggtcttggacacatttatattccttattattgtctctacatttaccaatgatcccAAAtatcacatgtttctttactgtaaatgtttataatataacatgcactaaagctttttattttttaggtttttttattataaatatttccatgtcaaagaacccaaatccagtcatggacacattggggtaattaaaattttcccattaaatgtggaaaaaacaacaaaattgttttttatgatgtcatttgaaattatgtgcaaaatagtacatgagatgtttgtaactctatgcttcttattttgatactcttactttgcgtttactttttttttttttaaatgttttatgacacctcataagtctaatttcgtgagaatcacccacatactaataaaatatgtataacttataatgcactgcaagtcattTTGCATAAAAGTgtgtgccaaatgcataaatgtaaagcaGAAAGTCAAAACTCCTGTTTGTTGACCATTATAAGTCTTTCGAAGTCATATGTTAGCTTTGGTTAAATAAAACTGAtaaaaatttcattttttagGAAGAATGTCCACACTGTTCTTGTCTTGACAgcttattttgtttttcacataagaaaaaaatagaGGGTCGAAATGGTTTTTGCATTAATAAGTGTATGTTTcctaaatgaaaaataatttttatggtTGATTTTTTAGATTCCCACAGCAACTAGTCAACAGATGGACGATCTCTTTGACATTTTAATAGAAAGCGGAGGTAAGCTCTTTcaattaagattttattttttaagctaGAAGAATAGCTTTTTATGCATAAGtggaaaaaaacagcatttcaagaaatgctgcaaaactttgataagTAGTATGAACTGTcaggtaaaacatacatttctaTAACAGCAATTCATGTTCCTATGTTTTGCAAGGCTATGCATTCGACCATGTGCATACGTTTGcgtacacacaaaacacaaaactATACTAGACTATACTCTTAATCAGACATCCCTAATGTTTTCTtatac
The Paramisgurnus dabryanus chromosome 1, PD_genome_1.1, whole genome shotgun sequence genome window above contains:
- the mrtfba gene encoding myocardin-related transcription factor B isoform X1; this translates as MEDQGGAGIGGLLVPSPQSEAVTHEMGELSLHPCQKLPPLNERKNVLQLRLQQRRTREQLVDQGIMPPLKSPAAFHEQIRSLERARTENFLKHKIRSRPERSELVRMHILQETVAEPSLQATQLKLKRARLADDLNEKIAQRPGPMELVEKNILPVDSTVKEAIIDGQMQYPKTFEDYPIDEDSDALSPEQPGSQESQGSAASPRDARTMEEPLLLPNHFIHKLPTITTTSTEFLKPFSTNEPSVSPPVPMPQPVTLAPVKSGPTLVKQSQPKVPGDRSRSKKGKEAKSRVKKLKYHQYIPPDQKQEPDQAPMDSSYARLLQQQQLFLQLQILSQQQQQHYNYQTILPAPLKPVIEGQNSSATMAINSTSSLPASIVVSLPTGTPVRPNSTLSNRKAGILPANLEEMKVAELKMELKLRSLPVSGTKTDLIERLKPFQDNPVASAPNNCNGPNTQPFSTPMEVSSTTVTLMPIQQTSENMISTPPISPGSTELHNKEEASLEAQNRSSSSFVKAPPAPQEHDRRLHEKERQIEELLRKLEQEQKLVEELKMQLEVEKRSGQVVSPAESNNSPFSLLGSVKTENALPPNCTLGSHTTPTLVKLEDAHPPQITATPLPQFIISHQGVIGQPQTLLTTQHGGTQILLPMSLANNTTTIQLPNTNVKLQQVLPAAVSPSGPGLIQTPQPQPTKTESPTSRQLVSHNQIVQNMPVGISEGSGFQHGPSENPAGLEIPQCFLSSSPEHRISHRASPVLPSLINGPINKPQSSFIQQSSAFSQAPINREPPRYEEAVKQTRNLQNPTVSEIPTATSQQMDDLFDILIESGEITPFSQQDPSVPKMMPVTASIITLPINTALSRPPAQVQMAPPPALMEPMPSLASLDSDNQLEALLDGTLCSDTEPVQRTLGLSDELQNQILEHPSSPMDTCDLGFNDPPSSSLSFGLDNMEWLDLTMPGPIGGLNSLGITSEFLDGHDLQLHWD
- the mrtfba gene encoding myocardin-related transcription factor B isoform X2, translated to MEDQGGAGIGGLLVPSPQSEAVTHEMGELSLHPCQKLPPLNERKNVLQLRLQQRRTREQLVDQGIMPPLKSPAAFHEQIRSLERARTENFLKHKIRSRPERSELVRMHILQETVAEPSLQATQLKLKRARLADDLNEKIAQRPGPMELVEKNILPVDSTVKEAIIDGQMQYPKTFEDYPIDEDSDALSPEQPGSQESQGSAASPRDARTMEEPLLLPNHFIHKLPTITTTSTEFLKPFSTNEPSVSPPVPMPQPVTLAPVKSGPTLVKQSQPKVPGDRSRSKKGKEAKSRVKKLKYHQYIPPDQKQEPDQAPMDSSYARLLQQQQLFLQLQILSQQQQQHYNYQTILPAPLKPVIEGQNSSATMAINSTSSLPASIVVSLPTGTPVRPNSTLSNRKAGILPANLEEMKVAELKMELKLRSLPVSGTKTDLIERLKPFQDNPVASAPNNCNGPNTQPFSTPMEVSSTTVTLMPIQQTSENMISTPPISPGSTELHNKEEASLEAQNRSSSSFVKAPPAPQEHDRRLHEKERQIEELLRKLEQEQKLVEELKMQLEVEKRSGQVVSPAESNNSPFSLLGSVKTENALPPNCTLGSHTTPTLVKLEDAHPPQITATPLPQFIISHQGVIGQPQTLLTTQHGGTQILLPMSLANNTTTIQLPNTNVKLQNMPVGISEGSGFQHGPSENPAGLEIPQCFLSSSPEHRISHRASPVLPSLINGPINKPQSSFIQQSSAFSQAPINREPPRYEEAVKQTRNLQNPTVSEIPTATSQQMDDLFDILIESGEITPFSQQDPSVPKMMPVTASIITLPINTALSRPPAQVQMAPPPALMEPMPSLASLDSDNQLEALLDGTLCSDTEPVQRTLGLSDELQNQILEHPSSPMDTCDLGFNDPPSSSLSFGLDNMEWLDLTMPGPIGGLNSLGITSEFLDGHDLQLHWD